In a genomic window of Polyodon spathula isolate WHYD16114869_AA chromosome 21, ASM1765450v1, whole genome shotgun sequence:
- the LOC121296305 gene encoding mucin-2-like isoform X3, producing the protein MGGKQSRKEDEYNFSDPNNREESQEEKQHESQNEDKASESGLASAGAAMEQIVQVDGTPPSKDTLKEKVEEKSDKPVSQEAKGTPEQKAVKESKPSTSDTKPSEPRAEKERNVNKENTSGEKPNKSSSQEAETAAPITEKPVVEHTEVKEINPISRTTAKVKPQSNSTNSTKEKTTTIFSSKVECSVTEHADKTSTDCSPALKMGQVPVPVKEVEPKPAPEKAVEPEHAPVKVQVPTPTRVKAEVTEPNSMKAEGPAPTTVNAEVPAPTPVKAEVPAPTQVKAEVPAPIPVQAEVPAPTPVKFEVPAPTPGKAEIPAHKPVKFEVPAPKPAQAEVPAPKPVQAEDPAPKPMTAEKPAPTAVKDEMPALKPVQTEVPAPKPVKVEVPAPKPVKVEGSPPKPVTAEKPDPTAVKDNVPAPKTVKAELPAPTPVKAEDPAPKLVKAEDPAPKSVIAEVPAPTPVKAEVAAPTPVKAEVPAHTQVKAQIPALKPVKSEVPAPKPVQAEVPAPKPVQAEVPAPTPVKDEIPVLKPMKSEVPAPKPMQTEMSAPTPGKAKVTAPTPVKAEDPAPKPVKPEDPVPKPKKAEVPAPTPVKAEVPAPTPVKAEVPAPKPVKAEDPAPKPVIAEKPAPTTVKDEIPALKPVQAEVPAPTLVKFEVSAPTPVKAHVPAPKPVKVEDPAPKPVTAEKPAPTAVKDEIPAPKSVKTEDPAPKPVTAEKPAHTTVKDEMPVLKPVKSEVPAPKAVQAEVPVPKAVQAEVSAPTPVKAHVPAPKPVQAEVPALKPVQTEMSTPNPVKAEIPAPKSVKAEDPAPKAVKTEVPAPTPVKAEVSAPKPLKVEDSAPKPVTAEKPAPTIVKDEIPVLKSVQAEVPAPKTEKAEVPEPTPVKAEVPAPTPVKAEVPAPKALNVEDPAPKPVTAEKPAPKAVKDEMPALKPVLAEVPAPKSMQAEVSAPTPVKANVPAPKPVKVEDPAPKPVTAEKPVPTAMKDEIPPPKSVKAEDPAPKPVTAEKTAPTTVKDEMPVLKPVKSEVPAPKPVQAEVPAPKPVQTEMSTPTPVKAEIPAPKSVKAEDPAPKPEKAEVPAPTPVKAEVSAPKPLKVEDSAPKPVKAEKPAPKAVKDEMPALKPVQAEVPAPKSMQAEVSAPTPVKAKVPAPKPVKVEDSAPKPVTAEKPAHTTVKYEIPALKPVEPEIPELKPVQAEVLQPTPVKAEVPAPTPLKAENSARIPVKSEVPAPKPVQAEVPAPKPVQAEVPAPTPLKAEVPAPKSVKVEDPAPKPMTAEKPAPTAVKDEILLLKPVKAEVPAPKPVQAEVPAPKTMQAEVSAPTPVKPKVSAPIQVKAEVPAPKPVKDEVPAPKQVTAEKPDPTAVKDDVPAPKPEKAEVPAPTPLKAENPAPKPVKTEVPAPTPMKAEVPAPTPVKAEVPAPKLVKVEDPASKPVTAEKPTPTPVKDEMPVLKPVKSEVPAPKPMQAEVPASKPVTAEKPAPTPVKAEVPAPTPVKDEVPAPKSMQAEVSAPKPVQAEVRAPTPVKDEVPAPKPVTAEVPTPTPVKVEAPAPKSEKAEVPAPTPVKAEVPTSKPVKSEVPSPKPVKSEVPAPKPVTAEKPAPTAVKDEMPALKPVKDEVPAPNPVTAEVPAPTPVKAEVPAPRPVKAVIPAPKPLTVEKCAPTTVKDEIPVLKPVKPEIPALKPVKSEVPAPKPVQSEVPAPKPVQAEVTPPTPVQSEVPEPKPVQAEVTAPTPVQSEVPAPKPVTAEKPTPNTVKDEMPVLKPVKSEVPAPNPMQAEVPASKPVTAEKPAPTPVKAEVPAPTPVKDEVPAPKPVTAEVPTPTPVKVEVPAPKSEKAEVPAPTPVKAEVPTSKPVKSEVPSPKPVKSEVPAPKPVTAVKPAPTAVKDEMPALKPVKDEVPAPKPVTAEVPAPTPVKAEVPAPKPVKAVIPAPKPVTVEKSAPTTVKDEIPVLKPVKPEIPALKPVKSEVPAPKPVQSEVPAPKPVQAEVTAPTPVKAEVPAPKPVTAEKPTPNTVKDEMPVLKPVKSEVPAPNPMQAEVPASKPVTAEKPAPTPVKAEVPAPTPVKDEVPAPKSMQAEVSAPKPVQAEVRAPTPVKDEVPAPKPVTAEVPTPTPVKVEAPAPKSEKTEVPAPTPVKAEVPASKPVKSEVPSPKPVKSEVPAPKPMTAEKPAPTAVKDEMPALKPVKDEVPAPNPVTAEVPAPTPVKAEVPAPRPVKAVIPAPKPVTVEKSAPTTVKDEIPVLKPVKPEIPALKPVKSEVPAPKPVQSEVPAPKPVQAEVTPPTPVKAEVPAPKPVTAEKSVPTAVKDQMPVLKPVKSEVSAPKPMQAEVPAPTPMKAEVPAPTPVKAEDPAPKPVSAEKPAPTLVKDEVPAPKPMQAEVPAPKPVQAEAPAPTPVKAEVPAPTPLKAEVLDPKPVKADFPAPKPVKSAVPAPNPEKAEVPAPKPVKDEDPAPKLVKVEVPVSMPAPVKFEVPAPKPVKDEVPAPKPMKAEVPAPTPVKAEDPAPKLVTAEKPAPTTVKDEDAAPKPVKAEDPAPKPVEIEDPAPKLVKVEVPVSMPAPVKFEMPAPTPVKAEVPAPKPVKPEDPAPKPVIAEKLAPTTVKDGVPAPKPVKSEVPAPNPVKVEVPALTPVKLENPAPIPLKDEVPVPKPVKAEDPAPKSVKAEDHSPKPVKAEVPAPTPVKVEKPAPALVKAKPEDIAVQESMKKPK; encoded by the exons ATGGGAGGCAAGCAGAGCAGGAAGGAGGATGAGTATAACTTCAGCGACCCAAACAACAGAGAGGAAAGCCAAGAAGAGAAGCAACATGAGTCCCAGAATGAAGACAAAGCTAGTGAGTCAGGTCTTGCTTCTGCAGGGGCTGCAATGGAGCAGATTGTACAAGTTGATGGCACTCCGCCTTCTAAggacactttaaaagaaaaagtggAGGAGAAGTCTGACAAACCTGTAAGTCAAGAAGCTAAAGGAACTCCAGAACAAAAAGCAGTCAAAGAAAGCAAGCCATCTACCAGTGACACAAAACCCAGTGAACCTAGAGCAGAAAAAGAGCGAAATGTAAACAAGGAAAATACTTCAGGGGAAAAGCCAAATAAATCATCCAGTCAAGAAGCAGAAACAGCTGCCCCAATCACAGAAAAGCCTGTGGTTGAACACACTGAGGTAAAAGAAATAAACCCCATTTCCCGGACTACAGCTAAAGTGAAGCCTCAAAGCAACTCCACCAACAGCACCAAAGAGAAAACAACTACAATTTTCAGCTCAAAGGTTGAATGCTCTGTTACTGAGCATGCTGATAAGACCTCAAcagactgcagcccagcactgaaAATGGGGCAGGTGCCTGTCCCAGTCAAAGAAGTGGAACCAAAGCCTGCTCCAGAGAAAGCAGTGGAGCCAGAGCATGCCCCAGTGAAAGTTCAGGTGCCGACACCTACCAGAGTGAAAGCTGAGGTTACTGAACCTAACTCAATGAAAGCTGAGGGACCTGCTCCTACCACAGTGAATGCTGAAGTGCCTGCTCCTACACCAGTGAAAGCTGAAGTGCCTGCACCTACCCAAGTGAAAGCTGAGGTTCCTGCACCCATACCAGTGCAAGCTGAGGTTCCTGCACCTACCCCAGTGAAATTTGAAGTCCCTGCTCCTACCCCAGGCAAGGCTGAGATTCCTGCACACAAACCAGTGAAATTTGAGGTTCCTGCACCCAAACCAGCGCAAGCTGAGGTTCCTGCGCCCAAACCAGTGCAAGCTGAGGATCCTGCACCCAAACCAATGACAGCTGAGAAGCCTGCACCTACCGCAGTAAAAGATGAGATGCCTGCACTCAAACCAGTGCAAACTGAGGTTCCTGCACCCAAACCAGTGAAAGTTGAGGTTCCTGCTCCCAAACCAGTGAAAGTTGAGGGTTCTCCACCCAAACCAGTGACAGCTGAAAAGCCTGACCCTACTGCAGTGAAGGATAATGTTCCTGCTCCCAAAACAGTGAAAGCTGAGTTGCCTGCACCTACCCCAGTGAAAGCTGAGGATCCTGCACCCAAATTAGTGAAAGCTGAGGACCCTGCACCCAAATCAGTGATAGCTGAGGTGCCTGCACCTACCCCAGTGAAAGCTGAGGTGGCAGCACCTACCCCAGTGAAAGCTGAGGTGCCTGCTCATACCCAAGTCAAGGCTCAGATTCCTGCACTCAAACCAGTGAAATCTGAGGTTCCTGCACCAAAACCAGTGCAAGCTGAGGTTCCTGCGCCCAAACCAGTGCAAGCTGAGGTGCCTGCTCCTACCCCAGTGAAAGATGAGATACCTGTGCTCAAACCAATGAAATCTGAGGTTCCTGCACCCAAACCAATGCAAACTGAGATGTCTGCTCCTACCCCAGGGAAAGCTAAGGTGACTGCTCCTACCCCAGTGAAAGCTGAGGATCCTGCTCCCAAACCAGTGAAACCTGAGGATCCCGTACCCAAACCAAAGAAAGCTGAGGTGCCTGCACCTACCCCAGTGAAAGCTGAGGTGCCTGCACCTACCCCAGTGAAAGCTGAGGTTCCTGCGCCCAAACCAGTAAAAGCTGAGGATCCTGCACCCAAACCAGTGATAGCTGAGAAGCCTGCACCTACCACAGTGAAAGATGAGATTCCTGCACTCAAACCAGTGCAAGCGGAGGTTCCTGCGCCTACCCTAGTGAAATTTGAGGTGTCTGCTCCTACCCCAGTGAAAGCTCATGTGCCTGCTCCCAAACCAGTGAAAGTTGAGGATCCTGCACCCAAACCAGTGACAGCTGAGAAGCCTGCACCTACTGCAGTGAAAGATGAGATTCCTGCTCCCAAATCAGTGAAAACTGAGGATCCTGCACCCAAACCAGTGACAGCTGAGAAGCCTGCACATACCACAGTGAAAGATGAGATGCCTGTGCTCAAACCAGTGAAATCTGAGGTTCCTGCGCCCAAAGCAGTGCAAGCTGAGGTTCCAGTGCCCAAAGCAGTGCAAGCTGAGGTTTCTGCTCCTACCCCAGTGAAAGCACATGTGCCTGCACCTAAACCAGTGCAAGCTGAGGTTCCTGCACTCAAACCAGTGCAAACTGAGATGTCTACTCCTAACCCAGTGAAAGCTGAGATTCCTGCTCCCAAATCAGTGAAAGCTGAGGATCCTGCACCCAAAGCAGTGAAAACTGAGGTGCCTGCACCTACCCCAGTGAAAGCTGAGGTTTCTGCTCCCAAACCATTGAAAGTTGAGGATTCTGCACCCAAACCAGTGACAGCTGAGAAGCCTGCACCTACCATAGTGAAAGATGAGATTCCTGTGCTCAAATCAGTGCAAGCTGAGGTTCCTGCACCCAAAACAGAGAAAGCTGAGGTGCCTGAACCTACCCCAGTGAAAGCTGAGGTGCCTGCACCTACCCCAGTGAAAGCAGAGGTTCCTGCTCCCAAAGCACTGAACGTTGAGGATCCTGCACCAAAACCAGTGACAGCTGAGAAGCCTGCACCTAAAGCAGTGAAAGATGAGATGCCTGCTCTCAAACCAGTGCTAGCTGAGGTTCCTGCACCCAAATCAATGCAAGCTGAGGTGTCTGCTCCTACCCCAGTGAAAGCTAATGTGCCTGCTCCCAAACCAGTGAAAGTTGAGGATCCTGCACCCAAACCAGTGACAGCTGAGAAGCCTGTACCTACCGCAATGAAAGATGAGATTCCTCCTCCCAAATCAGTGAAAGCTGAGGATCCTGCACCCAAACCAGTGACAGCTGAGAAGACTGCACCTACCACAGTGAAAGATGAGATGCCTGTGCTCAAACCAGTGAAATCTGAGGTTCCTGCACCTAAACCAGTGCAAGCTGAGGTTCCTGCACCCAAACCAGTGCAAACTGAGATGTCTACTCCTACCCCAGTGAAAGCTGAGATTCCTGCTCCCAAATCAGTGAAAGCTGAGGATCCTGCACCCAAACCAGAGAAAGCTGAGGTGCCTGCACCAACCCCAGTGAAAGCTGAGGTTTCTGCTCCCAAACCCTTGAAAGTTGAGGATTCTGCACCCAAACCAGTGAAAGCTGAGAAGCCTGCACCTAAAGCAGTGAAAGATGAGATGCCTGCGCTCAAACCAGTGCAAGCTGAGGTTCCTGCACCCAAATCAATGCAAGCTGAGGTGTCTGCTCCTACCCCAGTGAAAGCTAAGGTGCCTGCTCCAAAACCAGTGAAAGTTGAGGATTCTGCACCCAAACCAGTGACAGCTGAGAAGCCTGCACATACCACAGTGAAATATGAGATTCCTGCGCTCAAACCAGTGGAACCTGAGATTCCTGAGCTCAAACCAGTGCAAGCTGAGGTTCTTCAACCTACCCCAGTGAAAGCTGAGGTGCCTGCTCCTACCCCACTCAAGGCTGAGAATTCTGCACGCATACCAGTTAAATCTGAGGTTCCTGCACCCAAACCAGTGCAAGCTGAGGTTCCTGCACCCAAACCAGTGCAAGCTGAGGTGCCTGCACCTACCCCACTGAAAGCTGAGGTGCCTGCTCCCAAATCAGTGAAAGTTGAGGATCCTGCACCCAAACCAATGACAGCTGAGAAGCCTGCACCTACCGCAGTGAAAGATGAGATACTTTTGCTCAAACCAGTAAAAGCTGAGGTTCCTGCACCCAAACCAGTGCAAGCTGAGGTTCCTGCACCCAAAACAATGCAAGCTGAGGTGTCTGCTCCTACCCCAGTGAAACCTAAGGTGTCTGCTCCTATCCAAGTGAAAGCTGAAGTTCCTGCTCCTAAACCAGTGAAGGATGAGGTTCCTGCTCCCAAACAAGTAACAGCTGAGAAGCCTGACCCTACTGCAGTGAAAGATGATGTTCCTGCTCCCAAACCAGAGAAAGCTGAGGTACCTGCACCTACCCCACTGAAAGCTGAGAATCCTGCACCCAAACCAGTGAAAACTGAGGTGCCTGCACCTACCCCAATGAAAGCTGAGGTGCCTGCACCTACCCCAGTGAAAGCTGAGGTTCCTGCTCCCAAACTAGTGAAAGTTGAGGATCCTGCATCCAAACCAGTGACAGCTGAGAAGCCTACACCTACCCCAGTGAAAGATGAAATGCCTGTGCTCAAACCAGTGAAATCTGAGGTTCCTGCACCCAAACCCATGCAAGCTGAGGTTCCTGCATCCAAACCAGTGACAGCTGAGAAGCCTGCACCTACCCCAGTGAAAGCTGAGGTGCCTGCTCCTACCCCAGTGAAAGATGAGGTTCCTGCTCCCAAATCAATGCAAGCTGAGGTTTCTGCACCCAAACCAGTGCAAGCTGAGGTGAGGGCTCCTACCCCAGTGAAAGATGAGGTTCCTGCTCCCAAACCAGTGACAGCTGAGGTGCCTACACCTACCCCAGTGAAGGTTGAGGCTCCTGCTCCCAAATCAGAGAAAGCTGAAGTGCCTGCACCTACCCCAGTGAAAGCTGAGGTTCCTACATCCAAACCAGTAAAATCTGAGGTTCCTTCTCCCAAACCAGTGAAATCTGAGGTTCCTGCTCCCAAACCAGTGACAGCTGAGAAGCCTGCACCTACTGCAGTGAAAGATGAAATGCCTGCGCTGAAACCAGTGAAAGATGAGGTTCCTGCTCCCAACCCAGTGACAGCTGAGGTGCCTGCTCCTACCCCAGTGAAAGCTGAGGTTCCGGCTCCCAGACCAGTGAAAGCTGTCATTCCTGCACCCAAACCATTGACAGTTGAGAAGTGTGCACCTACCACAGTGAAAGATGAGATTCCTGTGCTCAAACCAGTGAAACCTGAGATTCCTGCACTCAAACCAGTGAAATCTGAGGTTCCTGCACCCAAGCCAGTGCAATCTGAGGTTCCGGCACCCAAACCAGTGCAAGCTGAGGTAACTCCACCTACTCCAGTGCAATCTGAGGTTCCGGAACCCAAACCAGTGCAAGCTGAGGTAACTGCACCTACTCCAGTGCAATCTGAGGTTCCTGCTCCCAAACCAGTGACAGCTGAGAAGCCTACACCTAACACAGTGAAAGATGAAATGCCTGTGCTCAAACCAGTGAAATCTGAGGTTCCTGCACCCAATCCCATGCAAGCTGAGGTTCCTGCATCCAAACCAGTGACAGCTGAGAAGCCTGCACCTACCCCAGTGAAAGCTGAGGTGCCTGCTCCTACCCCAGTGAAAGATGAGGTTCCTGCTCCCAAACCAGTGACAGCTGAG GTGCCTACACCTACCCCAGTGAAGGTTGAGGTTCCTGCTCCCAAATCAGAGAAAGCTGAAGTGCCTGCACCTACCCCAGTGAAAGCTGAGGTTCCTACATCCAAACCAGTGAAATCTGAGGTTCCTTCTCCCAAACCAGTGAAATCTGAGGTTCCTGCTCCCAAACCAGTGACAGCTGTGAAGCCTGCACCTACTGCAGTGAAAGATGAAATGCCTGCGCTGAAACCAGTGAAAGATGAGGTTCCTGCTCCCAAACCAGTGACAGCTGAGGTGCCTGCTCCTACCCCAGTGAAAGCTGAGGTTCCGGCTCCCAAACCAGTGAAAGCTGTCATTCCTGCACCCAAACCAGTGACAGTTGAGAAGTCTGCACCTACCACAGTGAAAGATGAGATTCCTGTGCTCAAACCAGTGAAACCTGAGATTCCTGCACTCAAACCAGTGAAATCTGAGGTTCCTGCACCCAAGCCAGTGCAATCTGAGGTTCCGGCACCCAAACCAGTGCAAGCTGAGGTAACTGCACCTACTCCAGTGAAAGCTGAGGTTCCTGCTCCCAAACCAGTGACAGCTGAGAAGCCTACACCTAACACAGTGAAAGATGAAATGCCTGTGCTCAAACCAGTGAAATCTGAGGTTCCTGCACCCAATCCCATGCAAGCTGAGGTTCCTGCATCCAAACCAGTGACAGCTGAGAAGCCTGCACCTACCCCAGTGAAAGCTGAGGTGCCTGCTCCTACCCCAGTGAAAGATGAGGTTCCTGCTCCAAAATCAATGCAAGCTGAGGTTTCTGCACCCAAACCAGTGCAAGCTGAGGTGAGGGCTCCTACCCCAGTGAAAGATGAGGTTCCTGCTCCCAAACCAGTGACAGCTGAGGTGCCTACACCTACCCCAGTGAAGGTTGAGGCTCCTGCTCCCAAATCAGAGAAAACTGAAGTGCCTGCACCTACCCCAGTGAAAGCTGAGGTTCCTGCATCCAAACCAGTAAAATCTGAGGTTCCTTCTCCCAAACCAGTGAAATCTGAGGTTCCTGCTCCCAAACCAATGACAGCTGAGAAGCCTGCACCTACTGCAGTGAAAGATGAAATGCCTGCGCTGAAACCAGTGAAAGATGAGGTTCCTGCTCCCAACCCAGTGACAGCTGAGGTGCCTGCTCCTACCCCAGTGAAAGCTGAGGTTCCGGCTCCCAGACCAGTGAAAGCTGTCATTCCTGCACCCAAACCAGTGACAGTTGAGAAGTCTGCACCTACCACAGTGAAAGATGAGATTCCTGTGCTCAAACCAGTGAAACCTGAGATTCCTGCACTCAAACCAGTGAAATCTGAGGTTCCTGCACCCAAACCAGTGCAATCTGAGGTTCCGGCACCCAAACCAGTGCAAGCTGAGGTAACTCCACCTACTCCAGTGAAAGCTGAGGTTCCTGCACCCAAACCAGTGACAGCTGAGAAATCTGTACCTACCGCAGTGAAAGATCAGATGCCTGTGCTCAAACCAGTGAAATCTGAGGTTTCTGCACCCAAACCAATGCAAGCTGAGGTGCCTGCTCCTACCCCAATGAAAGCTGAGGTGCCTGCTCCTACCCCAGTGAAAGCTGAGGATCCTGCACCCAAACCAGTGTCAGCGGAGAAGCCTGCCCCTACCTTAGTGAAAGATGAGGTTCCTGCTCCCAAACCAATGCAAGCTGAGGTTCCTGCACCCAAACCAGTGCAAGCTGAGGCGCCTGCACCTACCCCGGTGAAAGCTGAGGTGCCTGCTCCTACCCCACTGAAAGCTGAGGTTCTTGATCCCAAACCAGTGAAAGCTGACTTTCCTGCACCCAAACCAGTGAAATCTGCAGTTCCTGCACCCAATCCAGAGAAAGCTGAGGTGCCTGCCCCCAAACCAGTGAAAGATGAGGATCCTGCACCCAAATTAGTGAAAGTTGAGGTGCCTGTGTCTATGCCTGCCCCCGTGAAATTTGAGGTGCCTGCTCCCAAACCAGTGAAAGATGAGGTTCCTGCTCCCAAACCAATGAAAGCTGAGGTGCCTGCACCTACCCCAGTGAAAGCTGAAGATCCTGCACCCAAACTAGTGACAGCTGAGAAGCCTGCACCTACTACAGTGAAAGATGAGGACGCTGCTCCTAAACCAGTGAAAGCTGAGGATCCTGCCCCCAAACCAGTGGAAATTGAGGATCCTGCACCCAAATTAGTGAAAGTTGAGGTGCCTGTGTCTATGCCTGCCCCTGTGAAATTTGAGATGCCTGCACCTACCCCAGTGAAAGCTGAGGTTCCTGCGCCCAAACCAGTAAAACCTGAGGATCCTGCACCCAAACCAGTGATAGCTGAGAAGCTTGCACCTACCACAGTGAAAGATGGGGTGCCTGCTCCCAAACCAGTAAAATCTGAGGTTCCTGCACCCAACCCTGTGAAAGTTGAGGTGCCTGCACTTACCCCAGTGAAATTAGAGAATCCTGCACCTATCCCTCTGAAAGATGAGGTTCCTGTGCCCAAACCAGTGAAAGCTGAGGATCCTGCGCCCAAATCAGTGAAAGCCGAGGATCATTCGCCCAAACCAGTGAAAGCGGAGGTGCCTGCACCTACCCCAGTGAAAGTTGAGAAGCCTGCACCTGCCCTAGTCAAGGCAAAACCTGAGGATATTGCTGTACAAGAAAGCATGAAGAAACCTAAGTAG